The Daucus carota subsp. sativus chromosome 7, DH1 v3.0, whole genome shotgun sequence genome window below encodes:
- the LOC108194362 gene encoding uncharacterized protein LOC108194362: protein MDATIIILLYCSTLSSTFVNSVAVDSIRAHQSFRDGDTITSAGGEFEFGFFSPGSSASRYLGIWYKRISNGTVVWVANRNAPINNTLGQVRVNGQGITLETDDRMIWSTNTSLFLKNPVAQLLDSGNLVLRNEDRDVKTREDMIWQSFDYPGDTFLPGMKIGIDLVTGLDSYYTAWKSVDDPSTGIFSGGIDINGFPQFFKSKGSVEWTRTGPWNGLQFSGSPKTNPNGMFTEKFVFNEKEICYRLYPINRTSTDIRLTLTPNGEIKHLVWNYQNQIWMIIINEIMGDCDLYGLCGAYGICHINSSPRCGCLRGFVPKFPEKSKAVDWSSGCVRKAKLDCNTEAGFMKYSGVKLPDTRHSWYDLKINLEQCETLCLKNCNCTAYADADIRSGGSGCILWFNDLTDMVSTADGQDIYIRMPASELDNERSRAKRHLQIILIVLVVLVVVALALVCLFVLSKRKLKGKGNLKFNPEGVALNKIESEDWELPSVDFKTLVKATNNFSQDNKLGQGGFGPVYKGMLNDGQEVAVKRLSKSSGQGLDEFINEVSCIAKLQHRNLVTLLGCCTEKGERILIYEYMANKSLDSFIFDEDISNSMDWQERYKIINGIARGLLYLHQDSKLRIIHRDLKASNILLDHEMNPKISDFGMARCFKGSQTEANTSRIVGTYGYMSPEYAIDGHFSAKSDVYSFGVLLIEIVSGNKNRLYSHPDHSLNLLGHAWKSYNEDKLLGLVDEVILESSNQLEVFRVIQIGLLCVQEDPIDRPGMSQVVLMLSSNMKLPHPKKPGFFMERILRDKEPLLKNQKFSSGNELTFSSVHPRSLSSAMAISTLILLCSILSPNLMKSMAHQIIRDGETITSAGEEFQLGFFSPSGSTKRYLGIWYKKISNGTVIWVANRDAPVMNTSGILRVSDQGLSLQTGNEIIWSAKTSILMKNPVARLLGSGNLVVRDDDHHMNNTEDFVWQSFDYPADNLLPGMKMGIDLVTGLERYLTSWKSANDPSTGSFTDRLDPHGFPQFFRFKDSAKWSRTGPWNGWQFSGAPKSNQSGLYTEKFVFNEKEIYYKLDSVRGTSADVRFHLTPNGDIKFLFWNYQEQFWKPYVTFSLSNCEQYKLCGANGLCKISNSPRCECLTGFIPKFPEKWKEGDWSGGCVRKKKLDCGTKAGFLKNTRVKLPDTRYSWYDLRMTLEQCRRLCLKNCSCIAYTNADIRSGGSGCLLWFNELSDSRGYTEEGEDIYVKMASSELVKSLRSRVKRLMWIILIPAVIALTSLYMLLLWKRKQNIKENMKLSSESVALTELESEDRELPSVDFKRIANATDNFSRKNKLGEGGFGPVYKGIWNGGHEIAVKRLSKHSGQGQDEFINEVSCIGKLQHRNLVTLLGCCTEKGERILIYEYMANKSLDSFIFDNEGRNSMDWLQRSNIINGIARGLLYLHQDSKLRIIHRDLKASNILLDHEMNPKISDFGMARCFRGSQTEGYTSRIVGTYGYMSPEYASDGQFSVKSDVYSFGVILMEIVSGKKNRLFDHADQSLNLLGHAWRSYNEDKLLGLIDEVLLDSSNQMELFRVIQIGLLCVQEDPNDRPFMSEVLLMLSSKMQLPRPKKPGFFMERTFQDTDHLLDDFKFSSCNRSAITSLLPRQ, encoded by the exons ATGGATGCAACTATCATCATTTTACTGTATTGCTCCACTTTATCATCAACCTTCGTAAACTCTGTAGCAGTAGACAGCATCAGAGCACACCAAAGCTTTAGGGATGGTGATACCATCACATCTGCGGGTGGAgaatttgaatttggatttttCAGCCCTGGCAGTTCCGCAAGTCGATATTTGGGTATCTGGTACAAGAGAATATCCAACGGGACGGTTGTATGGGTTGCTAACAGAAATGCTCCTATTAATAATACCTTAGGCCAGGTACGGGTGAATGGCCAAGGAATAACATTGGAAACGGATGATAGAATGATATGGTCTACAAATACTTCTTTATTTTTGAAGAATCCTGTTGCACAGCTATTAGATTCAGGGAATCTGGTGTTAAGGAATGAAGATCGTGATGTCAAAACCAGAGAAGATATGATTTGGCAGAGTTTTGATTACCCGGGAGATACTTTCCTACCAGGCATGAAGATTGGAATAGATTTGGTTACGGGGCTTGATAGTTACTACACGGCATGGAAAAGTGTTGATGATCCTTCGACAGGAATTTTCAGTGGCGGAATTGATATTAATGGTTTTCCGCAATTCTTCAAGTCAAAAGGTTCTGTCGAATGGACAAGGACTGGACCATGGAATGGCCTCCAGTTCAGTGGTTCTCCGAAGACCAATCCAAATGGAATGTTTACTGAGAAATTTGTTTTCAATGAGAAGGAGATCTGTTACCGGTTGTATCCCATCAACAGAACCTCTACTGATATAAGACTGACGTTGACCCCAAATGGAGAAATAAAGCATCTTGTATGGaattatcaaaatcaaatttggatgattattattaatgagattatGGGTGACTGTGATCTTTATGGATTGTGTGGTGCTTATGGAATTTGTCACATTAACAGCTCTCCAAGATGCGGATGTTTGAGAGGATTCGTTCCCAAATTCCCAGagaaatcaaaagcagtagatTGGTCTAGTGGATGTGTTCGTAAAGCAAAGTTAGACTGCAATACTGAAGCAGGTTTTATGAAATATTCAGGTGTGAAGTTGCCAGACACACGGCATTCATGGTATGACCTGAAAATTAACCTTGAACAATGTGAAACATTGTGTCTGAAGAACTGTAATTGCACAGCATATGCAGACGCGGATATTAGAAGTGGTGGAAGTGGATGCATCTTGTGGTTCAATGATCTAACTGATATGGTAAGCACAGCTGATGGACAGGATATTTATATAAGGATGCCAGCATCTGAATTAG ATAACGAGAGATCCAGAGCAAAAAGGCATCTACAGATCATATTGATTGTCCTGGTAGTACTAGTAGTGGTAGCACTCGCTCTTGTGTGCCTCTTTGTATTAAGTAAGCGAAAGCTGAAGGGAAAAG GAAACTTGAAATTCAATCCAGAAGGTGTTGCCTTGAACAAAATTGAGAGTGAAGATTGGGAGCTACCATCAGTGGACTTCAAAACACTTGTGAAAGCCACGAACAACTTCTCACAGGACAATAAGCTTGGACAGGGCGGGTTTGGACCTGTCTACAAG GGCATGTTAAATGATGGACAGGAGGTAGCTGTAAAAAGACTATCAAAGAGTTCCGGTCAGGGACTGGATGAGTTCATAAATGAAGTTTCTTGTATCGCAAAGCTTCAACACAGAAATCTTGTGACGCTTCTTGGATGCTGCACAGAGAAAGGAGAACGAATATTGATATACGAATATATGgcgaataaaagtttagattcgtTCATTTTTG ATGAAGATATAAGCAACTCAATGGACTGGCAGGAAAGATACAAAATCATAAATGGCATTGCAAGGGGACTTCTATATCTGCATCAAGATTCAAAGCTAAGAATCATTCATAGAGATCTTAAAGCTAGTAATATTTTACTTGACCATGAGATGAATCCAAAGATTTCAGATTTTGGCATGGCTAGAtgttttaaaggaagtcagacaGAAGCAAATACATCAAGAATTGTTGGTACCTA TGGTTATATGTCCCCTGAGTATGCCATTGACGGACACTTCTCTGCCAAATCCGATGTATACAGCTTTGGTGTTCTGCTCATAGAGATAGTGAGTGGAAACAAAAACAGATTATATAGTCATCCTGATCACAGTTTAAACCTACTTGGGCAT gCATGGAAGAGTTACAATGAAGACAAGCTTTTAGGACTAGTAGATGAGGTAATCTTGGAGTCCAGTAACCAGTTGGAAGTGTTTCGAGTTATCCAAATCGGGCTACTATGCGTTCAAGAAGATCCCATAGACAGGCCAGGTATGTCCCAGGTGGTATTAATGCTGAGCAGTAACATGAAACTGCCTCATCCTAAAAAACCAGGTTTCTTCATGGAGAGAATTTTGCGAGACAAGGAGCCATTATTGAAGAACCAGAAATTTTCCTCAGGCAACGAGTTAACTTTTAGCTCTGTCCACCCTCGA TCTCTGAGCAGCGCAATGGCCATAAGCACCCTCATTCTGTTATGCTCCATTTTATCACCTAACTTAATGAAGTCCATGGCACATCAGATCATTCGAGATGGCGAAACTATCACATCAGCCGGTGAGGAGTTTCAACTCGGTTTTTTTAGCCCCAGCGGCTCTACTAAACGCTATCTGGGTATCTGGTACAAGAAAATATCTAATGGGACGGTTATATGGGTCGCGAATCGAGATGCTCCTGTTATGAATACCTCAGGCATCCTGAGGGTCAGTGACCAAGGCCTTTCACTGCAAACAGGTAATGAAATTATATGGTCAGCAAAAACTTCAATATTAATGAAGAATCCTGTGGCACGTTTATTAGGTTCGGGGAATTTGGTTGTAAGGGATGATGATCATCATATGAACAACACAGAAGATTTTGTCTGGCAGAGTTTTGATTATCCTGCGGATAATTTGCTGCCTGGCATGAAGATGGGAATAGACTTGGTCACCGGCCTAGAGAGGTACCTCACGTCGTGGAAAAGTGCTAATGACCCTTCCACAGGGAGTTTTACTGACCGGCTTGATCCTCATGGTTTTCCACAGTTCTTTCGGTTCAAAGATTCTGCCAAATGGTCGCGGACTGGACCATGGAATGGTTGGCAGTTCAGTGGCGCTCCCAAGAGTAATCAAAGTGGATTGTACACGgaaaaatttgttttcaatgaGAAAGAAATTTATTATAAGTTGGATTCTGTCAGAGGAACTTCTGCTGATGTACGGTTTCACTTGACTCCAAATGGAGATATAAAGTTTCTTTTTTGGAACTATCAAGAACAATTTTGGAAACCATATGTTACCTTCAGCCTCTCTAACTGTGAGCAATATAAGTTGTGTGGTGCTAATGGTCTGTGTAAAATTTCCAACTCACCAAGATGCGAATGTCTGACTGGTTTTATTCCCAAATTCCCCGAGAAGTGGAAAGAAGGAGATTGGTCTGGTGGATGTGTTCGTAAAAAAAAACTAGATTGTGGAACTAAAGCAGGTTTCTTGAAAAATACACGTGTTAAGTTGCCAGACACAAGGTATTCATGGTATGACTTGCGAATGACCCTTGAACAATGTCGGAGGCTGTGTCTTAAGAACTGCTCTTGTATAGCTTATACCAACGCAGATATCAGAAGCGGTGGAAGTGGATGCCTTTTATGGTTTAATGAGCTAAGTGATTCGAGAGGTTACACTGAAGAGGGGGAAGATATATACGTAAAGATGGCATCATCTGAATTAG TGAAGAGTCTAAGATCCAGAGTTAAGCGGCTTATGTGGATCATTTTGATTCCCGCAGTAATTGCTCTAACATCCTTGTATATGTTATTGTTATGGAAGAGAAAGCAGAACATAAAAG AAAACATGAAGCTAAGTTCAGAAAGTGTTGCCTTGACGGAACTTGAGAGTGAAGATAGGGAGTTGCCTTCGGTGGACTTCAAAAGAATTGCAAATGCCACAGATAACTTCTCCCGGAAAAACAAGCTTGGGGAGGGCGGCTTTGGACCTGTGTACAAG GGCATATGGAATGGGGGACATGAGATAGCTGTGAAAAGGCTTTCGAAGCATTCTGGTCAGGGACAGGATGAGTTTATAAATGAAGTTTCCTGTATCGGAAAACTTCAGCACAGAAATCTTGTGACACTTCTTGGTTGCTGCACCGAGAAAGGAGAAAGAATTTTGATATACGAATATATggcaaataaaagtttagattcatTCATTTTCG ATAATGAAGGAAGAAACTCAATGGATTGGCTTCAACGATCCAACATAATAAATGGCATTGCCCGAGGACTTCTCTATCTTCATCAAGATTCAAAGCTGAGAATCATTCATAGGGATCTAAAAGCGAGTAATATTTTACTTGATCATGAGATGAATCCAAAGATTTCAGACTTTGGCATGGCCAGATGTTTTAGAGGAAGTCAAACTGAAGGATATACATCAAGGATTGTCGGGACATA TGGTTACATGTCCCCTGAGTATGCAAGCGATGGACAGTTCTCTGTTAAATCCGATGTATATAGCTTTGGTGTTATACTCATGGAGATAGTGAGCGGAAAGAAAAATAGATTATTCGATCATGCTGATCAAAGCTTAAATCTACTTGGACAT GCATGGAGGAGTTATAATGAAGACAAGCTTTTGGGACTCATTGATGAGGTGTTATTGGACTCCAGTAACCAGATGGAATTGTTTCGAGTTATACAGATTGGATTACTGTGTGTTCAAGAAGATCCAAATGATAGGCCATTTATGTCCGAGGTGTTACTGATGTTGAGTAGTAAGATGCAACTACCTCGTCCCAAGAAACCTGGTTTCTTCATGGAGAGAACGTTCCAGGACACGGATCACTTGTTAGATGATTTTAAGTTTTCATCATGCAATAGGTCGGCTATTACCTCTCTTCTACCTCGACAATAG